The sequence below is a genomic window from Bosea sp. F3-2.
GTGGAAAGCTGGGCCACCCTCCCGGTCTAATCTCAGCGGAAGCCCGGCGGCGATATCCCATGCCCGAACCACTCGACGAAGCCGATGATGTCGAAGACCGGCCGCCCCGTGGCGGCAGCAACCGCCGCCGAATGCGGCGGGAGATTCGTGCATTCGCACAGGATCGCGCCGACATTCGGGTGGCGGTCGACCAGCGCTCGGGCCGCGGCCACGACTTCCGCCTCGAGCTGCGCGACGTCGGACTCCCCGCCGCGATTGCCATAGACCTGGCGGAACAGGCTGTCCGGCGGCAGCCCCTCGATGGGAGTGTCGGGGCGCACCCCGACGGCGGCCAGATGGCGTGCCGTCAAGGCCTCCGCAGCGAAGGTGAGGATGCCGACCTGCTGCCCGGCAGGCAGCATCGCCTCGATCAGCGGCGCCTGCAGCAGGCTGCTCGTCGCGACAGGAACCGGCAAGGCGGCGGCCAGCTCCTTCTGAAGCAAGGCCAGAAAGCCGCAGCTCGTGGTGATGCCACGCACGCCGCAACCGACAAGATCGAGGGCGGCTGCAATGAAGGGCTTGAGGAACTCCTCCGGGCGACCGTGGACGATCGCTGCCGGATCGGCGCCGCGCACGACCCGGAACTGGACGGGGAACGACCAGGTTCGGCCGTTGCCGATATCGCCGGGCAGACGGCGAAAATGGGTGTCGAGCATCAGGACCCCGATGCTCAGGTCGGTCACGACCGCGCCCGTCCGTATCGAGCCAGAACCGTTCATGGAAGCGCTCCCTGCAAAACGCGCCCGGAGGCAGGTGCCGGCGTCTCGAAGAACCAGGCGAGGAACCGGTTTTCGCGCAGGAGGCTTAGCGGGATGTCCTCCTGCGCAAGGAGTCCTCTGCGGCCGATCTGCCCGAGGCGCAGCAGATCGAGCACCGCAGCGACGTGGGAGGCGGCGGTGCGCCGCATCGCCCCGATCGAGACATCGTCGATCCGCGTCGGCTCGACCTCGCGCAGGAAATGCTCGTGGCGCGCGCCTTCCGCGCCGCGAGACGCTGCGGTGATCGAGATCAGCAGGCGATCATCCGTGATCTCCGGCAGCGCGTTGAGGAAGAGATTGCGCAGCAGATAGACGCGTTCGCGCAGCTTGAGCTCGTCCAGCAGAAACGCCATCTGGTCGGCGTGCCCGGGGTAGCGGATCGTGTGCGAGATCAGGTTTCCGACCTTGCCAGCCAGGCACGCGCGAAGCGTCGTCGGGATGGCGCCGGAGACGAAGACCTCGTAGTCGCGCTCTCCGAGGTGCAAGGGGCTGCAGCGCGACAGCGGCGCCAGCTCGGCTTCGCGACCGTCGATGAGAGCAAGCGAGGCGCGCGTGTACTCGCGCAGCGTGGCGTCGACATCCCAGACCAGCCCGTAGCCGAGGCGGCCGGCGAGCGTTTGCGGCAAAGCGCCAATGCGAACGTCGATATCCGGCAGGCCAGGGCAGCGCGCGGCGAGATCGAGCACGAGGCCCGAGACGAGCCCCGGCGAGATGCCGCATTGCGCGATGAAGCAGCCGGCCGCGGCGCTGGCCTCACGCTGGACCGCTTCGAGCGCGGCCCCGTCATCGCCCAGGTCGAGGTAGTGGCTGCCGCTGCGCCGGGCCGCCGCGGCCACCATGGGCGTGGCCGATGACGGCAAGGCCGCGACGACGGCGTCTGCTCCAGCCAGCACCCGGTCGAGCTCCGCCACATTGCCCGGATCAGCCTCCGTCAACGGCAGCGCGAGGTCCTTGGCCCTTCTGCGGCCGGGCTCGGTCGGGTCGGCGAGCAGGAACGTGAACTCCGGCTTCTCGCGCAGGAGCAGCGCCAGGGCGATGCCGATCCGGCCGGCGCCGACGATGACGACCCTGAAGGGCCGAGCGTTGTTTCCCTGCCGATCAGCCATGGAAGCGCGCGAGGAAGGTTTTGAGACGCTCGTTGTCCGGGTTGTGCAGGATGCGGTCCGGGCTGCCCTGCTCGGCGATGCGCCCGCCTTCCATGAAGACGACCCGATCGGAGACACCGGCGGCAAACGAGATCTCATGCGTGACGAGGACCATCGTCATGCCCTGTTCCGCGAGGTTGCGCACCACGCCCAGGACCTCTCCGACGAGCTCCGGATCGAGCGCGCTGGTGATCTCGTCGAGCAACAGCGCGTCCGGCTGCATGGCGAGCGCCCTGGCGATGGCCACGCGCTGCTTCTGTCCGCCCGAGAGCTGATCCGGCCGCGCGTCGCGCTTCTCGGCCAGGCCGACCTTCGCGATGTAGTCCATCGCGATATCGACGGCCTCGGCCCGCGGCTTGCGCTGGACGGTCACGGGCCCTTCGATCACGTTCTCCAGCACGCTCATGTGCGGGAACAGATTGAAGTGCTGGAACACCATGCCGACATGGCGCCGCAATTCACCGAGGCCGAGAAGCTGGTCCGTGCCGCGGAACTTCGGGCCGACGCGGCGGCCGCGGAAAACGATCTCCCCGCCGTCCGGCACTTCGAGCATGTTCATGCAGCGAATGAAGGTCGATTTGCCGGAGCCCGAGGGCCCGATGATCGAGACGACTTCACCGCTCGTCAGGGAGAGATCGATGCCGTGAAGGACGGGAAGCGTGCCGAAGCGCTTGGTGATGCCGCGAGCTTCGAGAACGGTGTCGCGGGCGCCGGATGGGGAAACGGACGTCATGGAATGGCCCTCGCTCAATAGCTGCCGCGCGTCCGGCTCTCGACGATGTCGGCGAACTTCGTGATCGGGAACAGGATGGCGAAGTAGAGCACCGCGAGGACGGTGTAGGATTCCAGCGGGCGGTAGGTCTGCCCGTTGACGATGCTGGCCATGTAGGTGAGCTCGGCCACGGAGATCACCGAGATCAGCGAGGTGTTCTTGAACTGCGTCACCGACTGGTTGATGAAGGCCGGCATCATCCGGCGGATCGCCTGCGGCAGCACGATGCGCCGCATCACCTGCCAACCGGACATGCCGATGGCGGCGCCGGCCTCGGACTGCCCCTTGTCGATCGAGACGATGCCGCCGCGAAAGACTTCGGCATAGAAGGCGGCGGCATAGAGCGAAAGCGTGATCAGCGCCGCCGCCCAGTTGGCGAGATCAAAGCCGAGCAGCAGCGGCAGGGCGTAGTAGATCCACAAGAGCTGCACGAGCAGCGGCGTGCAGCGGAACAGCTCCTGGAAGCCCTGCGCCAGCCAGCTCAGCGGCCCGATACCGGAAAGCCGCGCGAAGCACAGGAGCAGCCCGAGGACCAGCCCGATGGCGATGGAGGCCACCGTGTAGACGATGGTGATCCACGCGCCCCAGAGAAACAGGTCGCTCGCCTGGAGGATCGGGGCGAAGCTCCACGTGTACATGTCATGCCAGCCTTTCGTGAAAGCGGCCCTTGAGCAGGATGCGAAAAGGCGGGAGCCAGTTTTCGCGAATGTCCTGCTCCAGGGCTGCTCCTGCCTTAACCACCGAAGCCGAAGCCCTCGGGCATGTCGTCGAGCGTGATGCCGAAGGGCGCCAGGCTCTTCACGATCCAGGTCTGGTTGTTGCCGATGCGGCGGTTGTATTCGGCCCAGGCCGAGATGAAGGCGCGCGACTTCTCGTCGGCCTTCCAGTTCATCGCGACCACGGACGGCGTGGATAGAACCGGGGACGGGACCATCACCTTGCCGACACCGCTCGCCTTCTTGCTCATGACGAGGCCGTTCAGCATGGTGTTGACGAGACCGTCGGCCTTGCCGCTGACCACCGCCACGATCGCCTCGTCGCGGGACTTGAAGCGCAGCATCTTGGCCTTGGGTAGATATTGTTGGGCGATCAGGTCCTGCGACGAGCCGAGATCGACCGCGAAGGTGTATTTCGGGTCGTTGAGCTCGGCCCAGCTCAGCTTCGAGAGCTCCGCCTTGGGCGAGACGATGACGAAGCTGTTGAAATAGGTCGGGTTCGAGAAGGCGACCGAAAGGGAGCGCTGCGGCGTCGCCGTGACGCCGAGCGCGAGATCGACCTTGCCGCTCTGCACGTCGAGGATGGCGTTCGGCCAGCTCGACTCGACAACCTCCAGCTTGACACCGAGGGTGCTGGCGATGTCGCGGGCCATCTCGATGGCGAAGCCGCGCCATTCGCCGGAGCGCGGGTCCTTGTTGAAGTAGGGGTCCTCGTTGATGATCCCCGGGATGCGCAAGACGCCGCGCGAGCGGATGGTGTCGATGGTGTCCTCGGCCCGGGCCGAGGCTTGAAGCGCCAGCAATCCCAGGCCGGCTGCGCAGATGGCGCGAATGATCGATTTCATGAGCTTTCCACTCCGTTCCCTTGCCGATGTTTTTCGGTCTTGCGCTGGTGGTTAGGACAACCAGAGCCTAGGCGACGCACTTGCGCGGACAATGCGAGAGTAGGGCGTCGTCCTACCGGTTTTCTTATATGTTCGCCCGGCTCTCGAAGGATTGCAGGCTTGCTTCCAGTGCCTTGCGGCTCTCTGGGCGCAGCGGTGCAAGCGGTGCACGCAGTTCCGGGCCGATGAGGCCGGCTCGCGCGAGCGCCGTCTTCACCGGCACCGGATTGCTCTCGATGAAGAGGTGGCCGACGAGGTCGAACAGGACCTCGTGGATGCGGCGCGCCTCGCGCGGGTCTCCGGCGTACCAGGCCCGGCACAAAGCGACGACCTCCGCGGGCAGCAGGTTCGAGGCGACGCTCGTCACGCCATCGGCGCCGAGCGCGAGGAAGGGCAAGGTCAGGCCGTCATCGCCGGAATGGATGACGAAGTCTGCGCCGAGCGCCAGCCGCAGCTCCGTGATGCGCTCGGCCTTGCCGCCGGCCTCCTTGATGCCGACGATGTTGGAATGAGCCGCCGCAAGCCGCGCGGCCGTCGCCGGCGCGATCTCGACGCCGGTGCGTCCCGGCACGCTGTAGAGCATGATCGGCAGGTTCACGGCGCTGGCGATGGCGGAGAAGTGGTCGAACAGCCCGTCCTGCGAGGGCTTATTGTAATAGGGCGTCACGAGCAGGAGGCCATCGGCGCCCGCCGCCTCGGCGCGCTCTGCCTTGCCGACGGCGAGCCGCGTCGCGTTCGAGCCGGCGCCGGCCATGACGAAGGCCCGTCCGGCCGCGGCCTTCACCGTGGTTCGGATGACCGCATCGGCCTCATCCTCGCTCAGCGTCGCCGCCTCGCCCGTCGTGCCGACCGGGACGAGCCCGGCGACGCCCGCCGCGATCTGCGCGGCGATCAGCTTCTCGAGGGCAGGCCCGTCGACCGCCCCGTCGCGGAACGGCGTGACCAGGGCTGTGAAGACGCCGGTCAGGCGCCGGCGCAGTTCGGGATCGATCATCAGATTGGCTCCTTGCATCGTCAGTCGATGACGACCTTGATTTCGCTCATTTCGCGCAGGGTCATGTGGATGCCTTCGCGGCCGAGCCCGCTCGACTTGATGCCGCCGAAAGGCACGTTCTCGGCGCGGAAGTCCGGCCCCTCGTTGACCATGACGCCGCCGACCCGGAGCCGGCGCGCGACCCGCTTCACGAGCGCATGGTCGTTGGTGAAGAGCCCGGCCTGCAGCCCGTAGGCGCCGCTATTGATCTCGGAGATCACCGCGTCGGGATCGTCGAAGCGGCGCACTGCGAGCACCGGCCCGAAGGTCTCGGAACGAACGAGTTCCGTCTGCGCCGGAACGGCGTCGAGCAAGGTGGGCGCGAACAGCGTGCCGCGGCGGCTGCCGCCGGCGACGATCCGGGCACCGTCGGCTACGGCGAGTTTCACGCGCCGCTCGACCTCGGCTGCGGCCGGCTCGTCGATGACGGTGCCCATGACGGTCGCGGCATCGGCCGGATTGCCGGTCGTGACCTCTGCGACCCGCGCCGCGATGCGCTCGATCATCGTCTTGCGAATGGCGTCGTGCAGATAGAGGCGCTTCACGGCGGCGCAGCTCTGGCCGGCGATCTCGAAGCGGTGCGCTATCGCGACTTCGGCGGCGCGGTCGAGATCCGCGTCGGGCATGACGATCAGCGGGTCATTGCCGCCGAGCTCCATCAGGCAGCGGACGAGGCCGGAGGCGTTCTTCAGCGCCAATCCCGCCGCGGGCCCGCCGGTGAAGCTGAGCAGGTCGATATCGCCGCTCGCGATCATCGCCGCGACATCGGCACCGCCATGGACGATGCCGAACAGGCCGGCGGGGAAACCGACTTCCTCGGCCAGCTCCGCCAGGCGTTGCGCAGCAAGCGGCGCCTTCGGCGACGGTTTCGCCACGACGGCGTTGCCGGCCGCGATCGCGGGGCCGAGCTTGTGGCAGAGCAGGTTGAGCGGATAGTTGAACGGCGTGATCGCGCCGAGGACCCCGGCAGGCTCGTGAGTGATCACCGCCTGCTTGTCCGGTGCGGCCGGCACGATGGCGGTGGGCAGAACCTCGCCATGCAGCACGGTGACGGCGTCGCCGCTGAGCCGTAGCGTATTGCGGGCGCGACGGACCTCGTTGCGGGCCTCGGCAATCGTCTTGCCAACCTCGGCGCAGATCGTCCGAGCGATCGCTTCGGCCTCGTCCCCGAGACGGTCGGAGAGACGATGAAGCAGCTCCTTGCGCTCGGCGGGCGTGGTGAAGCGGAAGGCGGACCAGGCCTTGCGCGCCCGGCGCAGCGCCTCGGCCACCGTGACCTCGTCGGCCTGGCGGACCTTGCCGACGAGAGATCCGTCGAACGGATTGGTGACCTCGACCATTGAGGCGGCGGCAGCCCGGGCGGGCTTGGCGAGGGACATGGTCACGGTACGATCACTCCGTTTCATCGGTGGTCAGGCGGGCGAGCGCTGCGACCGAAACCGGTCGCAAGGGCCAGCGCGGGGGAGTTGCGGCCGGCAATGGCCGGCCTCGCAGGGCGGCGATCATCGGGCCGCAGAAGCGCCCCTGGCAGGCGCCGAGGCCGAAGCGGCCCATCAGCCGGATCTCGCGGGACGAAGCGTCGTCGGCCAGCGCCGCCAGATCGGCATAGCTGCGCCCTTCGCAGCGGCAGATCAGCGTTTCGGGCGCCGGCAGGATCGGCTCGCTATGGAGAGCCCGTGCGAGAGTGGCTTGGAAGTCGCGGGCCCGCTGCAGGCCGCGCTCATCCGACGACGCGCCTGTGCCTGCAAGCCCAAGCCGGGCGAGCAGTTGCATCGCGGCGCGTCGACCGTCGAGCAACGCGGCATCGGCGCCGAGGGCCTCCCGCCCGTCTCCCGCGAGCAGGATCGGCACGGCCGCATCGGGGTCCGGCAGCGGAATTCCCGTCCGGTTCGGCTCGATACCCTCGTGGATCAGCAGATGCCGCACGCGTAGGACTCGACTCGCCTCGCCGATGCGGATGCCGACCTTGAGCCCGGCGCCATCCGGCTCGGCCTGTGTCACGAAGGCTCCGCAGCAGTAAGGCACGCGGCTCGAGACAAGCGCCGCCGCATAGGCTGCGGCCTCAGCCATCGGCGCCCATGACAGGGCGAGACGAGCCAGCGCCTCCGGGGCTCGCCACGGCCGGCCACGCTCCAGCAGGGCGACCGGCGGATTGCCGGCCTTGGCGAGCTGGGCCGACAAGGCCGGCAGCAACGGCCCGCTGCCGGCCACCAGGATCGGGCCTTCCGGAGGGCGGCCGGTTTCCTTGAGCAGCACCTGCGCGCCACCGGCCGTCATGACGCCGGGCAGCTCCCAGCCCGGGAAGGGGCGGATCGTCTCGACGGCGCCGACCGCGATGATCGCGGCCCGGGGCCGGCGCGCGAAGACGCGGCCGGCGCAACGATCGTCGAACAGGAAGCGGCCTTCGCCATCGACGCCGAGGAAGACGGTCTGCGTCCGGGTCTCGATCCGGTCGGCAGAGGCCTGGAGCCGCGCCGTCAGCTCAGTCCAGTTGCGGCGGTGCCGCGCGGGCTGCCAGACATGGCTTTCGTTGCCGGCTACCGGCTGGCGATGGATGGCGCCGCCGAGCCGGTCGCGCTGCTCGATCAGGAGGACCGGCAGACCCGCTTCCGCGATGCTCGCGGCTGCGCTCGCGCCGGCCGGGCCGCCGCCCACGACGATGACAGGGGTCTCACGCATGGTCGGTTCCGATCGCGGGCAGCGGGCCGAGCCGGAGACCTTCGCTCGCCGGCGTCAGGCAGGCTTCGACCGGTGCTGCCCCCGCGACAGCGACGACGCAGCCCTGGCAGGCGCCGATCCCGCAGAACACGCGCCCGCTCGGCGCATCGCTGGGCCGGCCGAGACCGGCAATGCCGGCCCTGAGCAGCGCTGCGGCGATCGTCTCGCCCGGCTGAAAAGCCACCGGTTCGCCGTTCCAGAAGAAATGGCGGGTCATGCGTGGGCCTCGACGCGAGCGAAGCGTTGCGGCGACAGCGCGGACAAGTCGGTTTCCGGCTTCTCACCGAGCAGCAGGCGGGCAGCACTGGCGCCCATGAACGGGCCGAGGCAGATGCCGTCACCTTCGAAGCCCGTCGCGATGACGACGCCCTCGCGATGTGGGTGCAGGCCAACGATCGGCAGGCCGTCGCGGGAAGCGGTCCTCACCCCGGCGAAGCTGCGCAGGACGCGGCGGCCGGAGAGCGGCGGGTAGAGATCAAGCGCATCACGCAGAATCGCCGCAACGGTCGCGGCATCGGTGGCGTGGTCGCTGCGATGGTCTTCGCGGCTGCCGCCGATCAGGAACTGGCCCGTCATCAGCGGGTCGACCACCAGGCCGATATGGGCGTTGTCGCGAACGATGCCGCGCTTCGCGGCGAGATAGGAAGCCGCCATCAGATGGCCGTCGATCGCAGGGCCTGCGGCGCTGGAACGGTCGGTGACGACCATCTGCCCCTTGCGCGGGATCAGGATCTCGCCGAGGCCGAGCAGCGCGGCCGAGCCGATGCCCGCGGCGACGAGCACCGCGTCGGCCGCGAGCAGCTCGTCCCGGATCGCGACCCCCGCGAGGCGCCCGGCCCGCATGACGATCTCGGACACGGGCGCATTGCGGCGGATGCCGACGCGGCTCGTCCGCAGGAGGCGCTCGGTGATCTCGTAGCCCAGCGCATGCCCGTCGTCGGGAATTTCGAGCGCTGCGCAGACACTGGCACCCAGGCCCGGAATGCGATCCAGCAACGCCGTGCGGCTGATCTCGACGACGCGCTCGCCCGCCGCCGCAAGGTCGGCGCCGTGCTGGGCGACGAGCTCGGCCTCGATCGCAGTGCGTGCGACGAGGAAGGTCGAGCGGCGGTGGAACAGGCCACGAAACAGACCGTCCCGCTCGCAGCGGGCGTAGAAGGCACGGGCGTGGCGAGCGAGATCCATCATCGGGCCGGGACGCTTGCTGGCGACCGAAACCGCCCCGTCCGAGGCGCCGGTCGCGCCTGCCGCCGGCCCGGAAGCATCGAGCAGCGTCACCCGTGCGCCCGCGGCAGCCAGGAAATGGGCGGCGGCTGCGCCCACGATCCCGGTGCCGACCACGGCGACGTGAATGGATGAAGAGGAGGCCATGCCGAAGCGGTTCGTCCCGTATAGCGATGGCGAGAACCTCGTTGGCTTCACCCGTCGGGTCGATGCAAATGATCCGCTTCGACTTGCCTCATTGTTTGCAAGTGGCGGAAGGCGAGCTGTTGTAGGAAGGGAAGACGGGCCGGCCGGCGGAAGGGACCATGCGCGAAGCCAATCTGACGCTCATCCAGACATTCTTCATCGTCGCACGCGACGGCTCCTACTCCGCCGCGGCGCGCAAGCTCGGCATGAGCTACCAATCGGCCGCCAACCATGTGCGGCGGCTTGAGCAATTGCTGGCCGAGCGGCTGGTCGTCTCCGAGCAGGGCGCCAAGACAGTGACCCTGACGCCACGCGGACGCAGCCTCTACAAGCTATTGCTGCCGGAGCTCGATACCGTGCTGACCCGGCTCGACCGCACGCTCCAGAAAGAGCGGCCGGTGCTGCGCATCGGGCTGCCGCAGGCGATCTTCTTCTATCTGATGCCGCCGATCCTGGCGCAGTTCCGCGCGCTTTTCCCGCAGGTCGAGATCATCGCCTTCGAACGCGATACCGCCCTGCCGGAGATGATCCGGGACGGCAGCCTCGACCTGTGCATCACCGAGCGCTATTTCGGCGACCCCAATGTGCCGCAGCACCTCGTCTGCACCTATCGGCCGGCGCTTGTTCTGCCGCGCGAATGGGGGCTGCCGCCGCGCGGGGAGATCAGGCAATGGGTCCAGGGGCGCCCCTTCGTGACCTATGAGCCCGGCCAGCTTCTGCGTAACCTCGCCATCGATTATCTGCAGCCGGACGACACCGAGATGGAGATGGAGATCGCGATCTCGACATCGGGCAGCTCGAGCGTGAAGCGCTGCGTCGAAGCCGGCCTCGGCTACGCGATCATTCCCGCCTGGTGCATGGACGGCACGGAAACCACGATCACCGCGATCGATTTGCCGGAGCTGCCTGAAATTCCGATTTATTTTGGCGAAGCCAGCTTCCTGGCGCGCAACCCGTACGTTGTCGCACTCCGGCAACTTTGTGTGGGTTTCACCTCCGCGATGGGGCAAAGGCCGCATCAGGCCGAGCCTCACGACGTGTTGCCATCCGTCTCACCGAATAGGCATTCCGACTCTCGGTGATCGAAGTGCCGCCTCGCGAGAGGGCTGCCTGCTCCCTTCGATACCGAATTCCGAATACGAAGGACTCGTCGGGGTTCTAAGCCGCACCGCCTATGAGCGGCTATTCCTCTTGACGCCATGAATTTGTGTCGACTGCTCAACAAACGACAGCAGAGGCACATAATCTTTTACGTCGTAATCGTTGCGCACGTCAGATTTGATATTGTCGAGCACGAGCTGTCCGGCCGTTGTGTTGACCACCAAGATCGCGTGATCCTGACCAGTCGCCGGGATTTTGACGAGCTGAAGCCGGATCTGGGAAGGATCGAAGCCAGCGGCGAGCAGCATCCACATTTTCAGAATGGCGTAGCCTTTGCAGTCGCCGGTACCGCGCTGCAGAATTTCCGACGCTGCTGCCCAGTAGTCCGGGACACCATAGGTATCCAGGTCGGTGCGATACTTCAGCCGGGCGTTGACCGCCGAATTGATCGATCGGACGGCTTCCTGCTCATCCTGCCGCTGAGCAATCGCGACGGCATCGAACAACTGACCGCGCAGCTTGGATGCGCAGACCACCCGTTCAGCGTTGCAGCTGCTGCCAAAATACGAATCCGCCCGCTCTGCCACAGCCGTCCGCCAGCGCTGCGTCAGGGGAGCACTCGAAATCGCGAGAGTAACGGAGCCCAAAACCTCGCCCCGCACAGGAGGCATGCTTCGAGGCTGCACGGCCGGGGAACTGGCGAGGCGCTTCCAGTATTCGGTTGCCGTGATCGGCGCTTCTTTCGCGTCCGCCGCAGACGGAAGAAAGACCGGTCGGAACGCAGAAACGGCGAGCTGAGAACTGGAAACGACCGCGTTCGTCGCCCGCGACATCGAAGCGGGTAGCTCAATCGCGATTTCGCCGAAACGCGATGTGGCGACGAAGAACGGAAGATTGGCCTGGAGCTGAAGATCTTGCTTCCGCTGCTCTGGCAGAATGTTGGCGAAGGCGACGGTGGACAGGAACGCTGTCGCGACAGGCGTAATCGCCAGACAGCTTCTGATCAGGTTCTTCAGCACTTTGGCCAACCGGCTCATCATTTCACCTCTGTATGAGGTCGATGATGCGCAGGCGGGTCGTTGGATCGGCTGAATTAATCAGCTAAAATCTTACGGTACTTCGATAAACTGAAATACAGATATCGACGATCAAAGCTATCCGATCGAATTCGATTAAAATTTTCGGGGAAATTATCGTTTTGTTTTCTATCCCGAGAGGGCTTCTCTGAATGACTTGCGGCCGCGATGTGGCGCGGCCGCAAATAGTCTTCGATGCGCTGTCAGTCTCTCGCCGATGGAGGCGTCAGCCGATGTCGGCCTTCAGGTGTTCTGGTGATCCGAAACTTCGGCGCTTCGGGCGCGCGTCAGCAGCTCATCGAAATTTGTTTCGTCGGCTTTCCGCTCCACGGCCACGACCGGGATATCCGGCATGCTCTGTCCGAGCAGGAGCGGTGGCCGCGCGAGGACCGCATTCCTGAGACGATGGGCGATGCTGGTCGCGGTCGGCGCAGGGGCGCCAAGCAAGAGCACGCCGAACTCCGAGGGAGAGACGCGTGCCACGACATCGTAAGGCCGAACGAAGCTCTTCAGAGTGTCGGCAACGTGCAATTCCAGAGCCTCAGCGGTATTCCCGTCATCGCGGGTCGCGAGTTCGTTGTAGCCCTCGATCTTCAACAGGATGAGGGAGAGCGCGCTGCCCTCGCGCTGGGCCCGGCTGAATTCCTGCATCGCCCTGATTTGCAGCCATCTCCGGTTTCCAAGGCCAGTAACCGGATCGACGTCCTGCAGGCGCTCGACCTCGAGGCGATATTTGCCGATCTCTTCCCGCGCCTTCCGGGCGTCATCGAGCAGGTCGCCGTCTCGGTCGCCCTCTCCGAGCATCCGGCTCGCAGTCTCGATCTGGCGCAGCAACTGACCGATGGTCCTGGCCGTACCAGCCAGAGCGACAGCCGCGGCTGCGCCCAATCCGAGCGGCACCCACGCCGGCAGCGCGGTGCCCATGC
It includes:
- a CDS encoding aspartate/glutamate racemase family protein; protein product: MNGSGSIRTGAVVTDLSIGVLMLDTHFRRLPGDIGNGRTWSFPVQFRVVRGADPAAIVHGRPEEFLKPFIAAALDLVGCGVRGITTSCGFLALLQKELAAALPVPVATSSLLQAPLIEAMLPAGQQVGILTFAAEALTARHLAAVGVRPDTPIEGLPPDSLFRQVYGNRGGESDVAQLEAEVVAAARALVDRHPNVGAILCECTNLPPHSAAVAAATGRPVFDIIGFVEWFGHGISPPGFR
- a CDS encoding saccharopine dehydrogenase NADP-binding domain-containing protein, which translates into the protein MADRQGNNARPFRVVIVGAGRIGIALALLLREKPEFTFLLADPTEPGRRRAKDLALPLTEADPGNVAELDRVLAGADAVVAALPSSATPMVAAAARRSGSHYLDLGDDGAALEAVQREASAAAGCFIAQCGISPGLVSGLVLDLAARCPGLPDIDVRIGALPQTLAGRLGYGLVWDVDATLREYTRASLALIDGREAELAPLSRCSPLHLGERDYEVFVSGAIPTTLRACLAGKVGNLISHTIRYPGHADQMAFLLDELKLRERVYLLRNLFLNALPEITDDRLLISITAASRGAEGARHEHFLREVEPTRIDDVSIGAMRRTAASHVAAVLDLLRLGQIGRRGLLAQEDIPLSLLRENRFLAWFFETPAPASGRVLQGALP
- a CDS encoding amino acid ABC transporter ATP-binding protein, yielding MTSVSPSGARDTVLEARGITKRFGTLPVLHGIDLSLTSGEVVSIIGPSGSGKSTFIRCMNMLEVPDGGEIVFRGRRVGPKFRGTDQLLGLGELRRHVGMVFQHFNLFPHMSVLENVIEGPVTVQRKPRAEAVDIAMDYIAKVGLAEKRDARPDQLSGGQKQRVAIARALAMQPDALLLDEITSALDPELVGEVLGVVRNLAEQGMTMVLVTHEISFAAGVSDRVVFMEGGRIAEQGSPDRILHNPDNERLKTFLARFHG
- a CDS encoding amino acid ABC transporter permease; its protein translation is MYTWSFAPILQASDLFLWGAWITIVYTVASIAIGLVLGLLLCFARLSGIGPLSWLAQGFQELFRCTPLLVQLLWIYYALPLLLGFDLANWAAALITLSLYAAAFYAEVFRGGIVSIDKGQSEAGAAIGMSGWQVMRRIVLPQAIRRMMPAFINQSVTQFKNTSLISVISVAELTYMASIVNGQTYRPLESYTVLAVLYFAILFPITKFADIVESRTRGSY
- a CDS encoding transporter substrate-binding domain-containing protein — encoded protein: MKSIIRAICAAGLGLLALQASARAEDTIDTIRSRGVLRIPGIINEDPYFNKDPRSGEWRGFAIEMARDIASTLGVKLEVVESSWPNAILDVQSGKVDLALGVTATPQRSLSVAFSNPTYFNSFVIVSPKAELSKLSWAELNDPKYTFAVDLGSSQDLIAQQYLPKAKMLRFKSRDEAIVAVVSGKADGLVNTMLNGLVMSKKASGVGKVMVPSPVLSTPSVVAMNWKADEKSRAFISAWAEYNRRIGNNQTWIVKSLAPFGITLDDMPEGFGFGG
- the dapA gene encoding 4-hydroxy-tetrahydrodipicolinate synthase — encoded protein: MIDPELRRRLTGVFTALVTPFRDGAVDGPALEKLIAAQIAAGVAGLVPVGTTGEAATLSEDEADAVIRTTVKAAAGRAFVMAGAGSNATRLAVGKAERAEAAGADGLLLVTPYYNKPSQDGLFDHFSAIASAVNLPIMLYSVPGRTGVEIAPATAARLAAAHSNIVGIKEAGGKAERITELRLALGADFVIHSGDDGLTLPFLALGADGVTSVASNLLPAEVVALCRAWYAGDPREARRIHEVLFDLVGHLFIESNPVPVKTALARAGLIGPELRAPLAPLRPESRKALEASLQSFESRANI
- a CDS encoding aldehyde dehydrogenase family protein, which codes for MSLAKPARAAAASMVEVTNPFDGSLVGKVRQADEVTVAEALRRARKAWSAFRFTTPAERKELLHRLSDRLGDEAEAIARTICAEVGKTIAEARNEVRRARNTLRLSGDAVTVLHGEVLPTAIVPAAPDKQAVITHEPAGVLGAITPFNYPLNLLCHKLGPAIAAGNAVVAKPSPKAPLAAQRLAELAEEVGFPAGLFGIVHGGADVAAMIASGDIDLLSFTGGPAAGLALKNASGLVRCLMELGGNDPLIVMPDADLDRAAEVAIAHRFEIAGQSCAAVKRLYLHDAIRKTMIERIAARVAEVTTGNPADAATVMGTVIDEPAAAEVERRVKLAVADGARIVAGGSRRGTLFAPTLLDAVPAQTELVRSETFGPVLAVRRFDDPDAVISEINSGAYGLQAGLFTNDHALVKRVARRLRVGGVMVNEGPDFRAENVPFGGIKSSGLGREGIHMTLREMSEIKVVID
- a CDS encoding FAD-dependent oxidoreductase, yielding MRETPVIVVGGGPAGASAAASIAEAGLPVLLIEQRDRLGGAIHRQPVAGNESHVWQPARHRRNWTELTARLQASADRIETRTQTVFLGVDGEGRFLFDDRCAGRVFARRPRAAIIAVGAVETIRPFPGWELPGVMTAGGAQVLLKETGRPPEGPILVAGSGPLLPALSAQLAKAGNPPVALLERGRPWRAPEALARLALSWAPMAEAAAYAAALVSSRVPYCCGAFVTQAEPDGAGLKVGIRIGEASRVLRVRHLLIHEGIEPNRTGIPLPDPDAAVPILLAGDGREALGADAALLDGRRAAMQLLARLGLAGTGASSDERGLQRARDFQATLARALHSEPILPAPETLICRCEGRSYADLAALADDASSREIRLMGRFGLGACQGRFCGPMIAALRGRPLPAATPPRWPLRPVSVAALARLTTDETE
- a CDS encoding 2Fe-2S iron-sulfur cluster-binding protein codes for the protein MTRHFFWNGEPVAFQPGETIAAALLRAGIAGLGRPSDAPSGRVFCGIGACQGCVVAVAGAAPVEACLTPASEGLRLGPLPAIGTDHA